A part of Acropora palmata chromosome 6, jaAcrPala1.3, whole genome shotgun sequence genomic DNA contains:
- the LOC141884405 gene encoding uncharacterized protein LOC141884405 isoform X1 → MTTDKLNVVNIESDPESLDDIYEVERILDAKRKDGKMYYKVRWEGYESEEDSWEPMENLITCQELVDKYWELRKEGYKKRGRKPKRLRRAPEEGSGTSDTDEGLKDQNNVANEMPPRKGKRGRPPKTRILSDSENQTPDHGHSSSLESSGKNSTKKKRRRRNGDDTVPSELATRLLLLEHDIAPVGMTRQASKELALVSMRQKHDGETAAISNSEGGSLPLEVASAAESKRDCFSKLEIERKDDFEVIEISSLSTDDEETLTSSQESRAATIYISSQSDSESESGKKDATVTHVEETTQGEAFVEETSSENINEKDKVQNSAIVPLETGVAKLKRILSNDSYRSFDICLRNSGKAVSEIEQREDFVESTAMSCESLEKDDLNDHAMDLNSNLTAKTSAVDSNPSEWKSQSLSEKHTRGKILASYETTVCTERNDEEFPGTTTTSSSKSSGGKLSVDKLPSSFESTDDRKVTNDMASSETKRWALSQLDSIPSAPKRRIDKIVANTGKAKRTSGRPKSIRDHRKRLPSLDDAPGLKRDSSVSKKTAMFIAESEAGKIERQTLASTTADLLPMQNKTTAVPLMDGDLIGMIIQDNQKVDDSKKTQTATESGKKEGKTRVDGHSETLKFKPWDSGMEDISDGEDDLSDFEFDLDDYSPSSFFNDVEELNTIERTPSPVVDPLNLSSAALKHAIREGDIAQVRGALAVPGLNPDTIDTVSGMNLLTLAATYGQDEIVKLLLRRGAGVNYTDQNRNGMTALIQAAEQGFPKTVQVLLESGAHINCQTTAGETALMRACKKGHKNVVEVFLRHGVDTKAQSTHELTAKQIALKNKHFEIQNLLADHEASLANTLQVALGKCLGTAGTLCLPMLMPYRCIAPGEVESVNFLVKHNPNRVPQGSKVVLFCVRADFNKDEVCLSFGSDNGVRGVLFNDSIQYPLVQGNRSVYLLTLDADVLNNVLIVQTHFLKSARLIVCVAFVTARGES, encoded by the exons ATGACAACAGATAAGTTGAATGTTGTGAACATCGAAAGCGATCCTGAATCTCTTGACGACATTTACGAAGTAGAGAGGATCCTAGATGCGAAAAGGAAG GATGGAAAGAtgtattacaaagtgcgatgGGAGGGGTATGAGTCAGAGGAGGACTCTTGGGAACCAATGGAAAATCTAATTACATGTCAGGAGCTGGTGGACAAGTACTGGGAACTAAGAAAAGAAGGATACAAGAAACGTGGAAGGAAGCCT AAACGACTCAGGCGCGCACCAGAGGAAGGAAGCGGGACCAGTGATACAGATGAAGGGTTAAAG gaTCAAAACAACGTTGCAAACGAGATGCCGCCCCGAAAGGGTAAACGAGGCCGCCCACCGAAAACACGAATCCTGTCGGACAGCGAAAATCAAACTCCCGATCATGGTCATTCAAGTTCTCTTGAATCAAGCGGAAAAAACTCGACGAAAAAAAAGCGAAGACGACGTAACGGAGACGACACAGTGCCGTCGGAACTCGCTACCAGACTTTTGCTCCTTGAACATGATATCGCCCCAGTGGGAATGACTCGCCAAGCCAGCAAAGAACTTGCACTCGTGTCAATGCGCCAAAAACACGACGGCGAAACTGCGGCGATTTCTAATTCGGAAGGAGGATCGCTACCACTTGAAGTGGCTTCGGCGGCAGAATCGAAACGAGATTGCTTTTCCAAAttggaaattgaaagaaaagatgaTTTTGAAGTAATTGAAATATCATCGCTGAGTACCGATGACGAAGAGACGCTAACGTCTTCGCAAGAATCTCGGGCGGCGACCATCTATATTTCTTCGCAAAGTGATTCGGAGAGTGAAAGCGGGAAAAAGGACGCAACCGTGACGCATGTGGAAGAAACGACGCAGGGCGAAGCGTTTGTAGAAGAGACATCAAGTGAAAATATAAACGAAAAGGACAAAGTGCAGAATAGTGCAATCGTGCCGCTGGAAACGGGTGTCGCAAAATTAAAGAGGATATTAAGTAATGATTCATACCGTTCATTCGATATTTGTTTAAGAAACAGTGGGAAAGCGGTATCAGAAATCGAGCAGAGGGAGGATTTTGTTGAAAGCACAGCTATGAGCTGTGAATCTCTGGAAAAGGACGATTTAAATGACCACGCGATGGACTTGAATTCAAATCTTACTGCAAAAACTAGTGCCGTCGACTCGAATCCTTCCGAGTGGAAAAGCCAATCGTTAAGTGAGAAGCATACGCGCGGGAAAATTTTAGCGAGTTACGAGACCACCGTGTGCACTGAGCGGAACGATGAGGAGTTCCCTGGGACGACAACTACGTCGTCGTCGAAAAGTTCCGGCGGGAAACTTTCAGTTGACAAATTGCCAAGTAGTTTCGAGTCGACTGACGACCGCAAGGTGACTAATGACATGGCAAGCTCGGAAACGAAGCGGTGGGCTCTTTCTCAGCTGGACAGCATCCCTTCAGCTCCAAAAAGACGAATCGATAAAATTGTGGCGAATACTGGAAAGGCAAAACGAACTAGTGGTCGACCGAAATCTATCAGGGATCATCGAAAAAGACTCCCTTCGCTTGATGATGCTCCTGGACTAAAACGTGACAGCTCTGTGTCAAAGAAAACTGCGATGTTTATAGCGGAAAGCGAAGCAGGAAAGATCGAAAGGCAGACCTTGGCTTCGACAACTGCGGATCTTTTACcgatgcaaaacaaaacaacagctgTTCCGTTGATGGATGGAGATCTAATAGGAATGATTATTCAAGATAATCAAAAGGTAGACGATAGCAAAAAGACGCAAACCGCGACAGAGTCAGggaagaaagaaggaaaaactaGAGTCGACGGGCACAGTGAAACATTGAAGTTTAAACCTTGG GACAGCGGAATGGAAGACATCTCTGACGGAGAGGACGATTTGAGTGATTTTGAGTTTGATCTGGATGATTATTCGCCAAGTTCGTTCTTCAACGACGTCGAG gAACTGAACACGATCGAAAGGACGCCTTCTCCAGTGGTAGACCCGCTGAATTTGTCTTCGG CCGCCCTCAAGCACGCTATCCGTGAAGGAGACATCGCTCAAGTTAGGGGAGCTCTTGCGGTACCTGGGCTTAACCCGGATACCATCGACACAGTTTCCGGCATGAACCTTTTGACATTGGCTGCAACCTACGGTCAGGATGAGATAGTAAAGCTTCTTCTAAGAAGAGGTGCTGGTGTCAATTATACAGACCAGAACAGAAACGGAATGACAGCGCTTATACAGGCCGCTGAACAG GGCTTTCCTAAAACTGTTCAGGTTCTTTTGGAGTCAGGTGCTCATATCAATTGTCAAACGACGGCTGGAGAGACAGCGCTCATGAGG GCCTGCAAGAAAGGACACAAGAATGTGGTGGAAGTATTTTTGAGACATGGCGTCGATACCAAAGCCCAATCGACTCACGAACTGACAGCCAAACAGATCgcgttgaaaaacaaacattttgaaatacagAACTTGCTTGCGGACCATGAAGCGAG CTTGGCAAACACACTTCAAGTAGCCCTGGGAAAGTGTTTAGGAACAGCAGGAACTTTATGCCTTCCCATGTTGATGCCGTACCGATGTATTGCCCCGGGGGAGGTGGAGAGTGTCAACTTCCTGGTCAAACATAACCCCAATAGGGTTCCGCAAG GTTCCAAAGTTGTTTTATTCTGTGTTCGTGCAGATTTTAACAAAGACGAAGTGTGTCTTAGTTTTGGAAGCGACAATGGAGTACGCGGTGTTTTGTTCAACGACAGCATTCAATACCCATTAGTTCAG GGTAACCGATCGGTGTACCTTCTAACACTCGACGCAGATGTTTTAAACAACGTACTTATCGTTCAAacacattttttgaaaagtgcCAGACTCATCGTGTGCGTGGCTTTTGTCACTGCGAGAGGCGAGAGTTAG
- the LOC141884405 gene encoding uncharacterized protein LOC141884405 isoform X2 — MTTDKLNVVNIESDPESLDDIYEVERILDAKRKDGKMYYKVRWEGYESEEDSWEPMENLITCQELVDKYWELRKEGYKKRGRKPKRLRRAPEEGSGTSDTDEGLKDQNNVANEMPPRKGKRGRPPKTRILSDSENQTPDHGHSSSLESSGKNSTKKKRRRRNGDDTVPSELATRLLLLEHDIAPVGMTRQASKELALVSMRQKHDGETAAISNSEGGSLPLEVASAAESKRDCFSKLEIERKDDFEVIEISSLSTDDEETLTSSQESRAATIYISSQSDSESESGKKDATVTHVEETTQGEAFVEETSSENINEKDKVQNSAIVPLETGVAKLKRILSNDSYRSFDICLRNSGKAVSEIEQREDFVESTAMSCESLEKDDLNDHAMDLNSNLTAKTSAVDSNPSEWKSQSLSEKHTRGKILASYETTVCTERNDEEFPGTTTTSSSKSSGGKLSVDKLPSSFESTDDRKVTNDMASSETKRWALSQLDSIPSAPKRRIDKIVANTGKAKRTSGRPKSIRDHRKRLPSLDDAPGLKRDSSVSKKTAMFIAESEAGKIERQTLASTTADLLPMQNKTTAVPLMDGDLIGMIIQDNQKVDDSKKTQTATESGKKEGKTRVDGHSETLKFKPWDSGMEDISDGEDDLSDFEFDLDDYSPSSFFNDVEELNTIERTPSPVVDPLNLSSAALKHAIREGDIAQVRGALAVPGLNPDTIDTVSGMNLLTLAATYGQDEIVKLLLRRGAGVNYTDQNRNGMTALIQAAEQGFPKTVQVLLESGAHINCQTTAGETALMRVSG, encoded by the exons ATGACAACAGATAAGTTGAATGTTGTGAACATCGAAAGCGATCCTGAATCTCTTGACGACATTTACGAAGTAGAGAGGATCCTAGATGCGAAAAGGAAG GATGGAAAGAtgtattacaaagtgcgatgGGAGGGGTATGAGTCAGAGGAGGACTCTTGGGAACCAATGGAAAATCTAATTACATGTCAGGAGCTGGTGGACAAGTACTGGGAACTAAGAAAAGAAGGATACAAGAAACGTGGAAGGAAGCCT AAACGACTCAGGCGCGCACCAGAGGAAGGAAGCGGGACCAGTGATACAGATGAAGGGTTAAAG gaTCAAAACAACGTTGCAAACGAGATGCCGCCCCGAAAGGGTAAACGAGGCCGCCCACCGAAAACACGAATCCTGTCGGACAGCGAAAATCAAACTCCCGATCATGGTCATTCAAGTTCTCTTGAATCAAGCGGAAAAAACTCGACGAAAAAAAAGCGAAGACGACGTAACGGAGACGACACAGTGCCGTCGGAACTCGCTACCAGACTTTTGCTCCTTGAACATGATATCGCCCCAGTGGGAATGACTCGCCAAGCCAGCAAAGAACTTGCACTCGTGTCAATGCGCCAAAAACACGACGGCGAAACTGCGGCGATTTCTAATTCGGAAGGAGGATCGCTACCACTTGAAGTGGCTTCGGCGGCAGAATCGAAACGAGATTGCTTTTCCAAAttggaaattgaaagaaaagatgaTTTTGAAGTAATTGAAATATCATCGCTGAGTACCGATGACGAAGAGACGCTAACGTCTTCGCAAGAATCTCGGGCGGCGACCATCTATATTTCTTCGCAAAGTGATTCGGAGAGTGAAAGCGGGAAAAAGGACGCAACCGTGACGCATGTGGAAGAAACGACGCAGGGCGAAGCGTTTGTAGAAGAGACATCAAGTGAAAATATAAACGAAAAGGACAAAGTGCAGAATAGTGCAATCGTGCCGCTGGAAACGGGTGTCGCAAAATTAAAGAGGATATTAAGTAATGATTCATACCGTTCATTCGATATTTGTTTAAGAAACAGTGGGAAAGCGGTATCAGAAATCGAGCAGAGGGAGGATTTTGTTGAAAGCACAGCTATGAGCTGTGAATCTCTGGAAAAGGACGATTTAAATGACCACGCGATGGACTTGAATTCAAATCTTACTGCAAAAACTAGTGCCGTCGACTCGAATCCTTCCGAGTGGAAAAGCCAATCGTTAAGTGAGAAGCATACGCGCGGGAAAATTTTAGCGAGTTACGAGACCACCGTGTGCACTGAGCGGAACGATGAGGAGTTCCCTGGGACGACAACTACGTCGTCGTCGAAAAGTTCCGGCGGGAAACTTTCAGTTGACAAATTGCCAAGTAGTTTCGAGTCGACTGACGACCGCAAGGTGACTAATGACATGGCAAGCTCGGAAACGAAGCGGTGGGCTCTTTCTCAGCTGGACAGCATCCCTTCAGCTCCAAAAAGACGAATCGATAAAATTGTGGCGAATACTGGAAAGGCAAAACGAACTAGTGGTCGACCGAAATCTATCAGGGATCATCGAAAAAGACTCCCTTCGCTTGATGATGCTCCTGGACTAAAACGTGACAGCTCTGTGTCAAAGAAAACTGCGATGTTTATAGCGGAAAGCGAAGCAGGAAAGATCGAAAGGCAGACCTTGGCTTCGACAACTGCGGATCTTTTACcgatgcaaaacaaaacaacagctgTTCCGTTGATGGATGGAGATCTAATAGGAATGATTATTCAAGATAATCAAAAGGTAGACGATAGCAAAAAGACGCAAACCGCGACAGAGTCAGggaagaaagaaggaaaaactaGAGTCGACGGGCACAGTGAAACATTGAAGTTTAAACCTTGG GACAGCGGAATGGAAGACATCTCTGACGGAGAGGACGATTTGAGTGATTTTGAGTTTGATCTGGATGATTATTCGCCAAGTTCGTTCTTCAACGACGTCGAG gAACTGAACACGATCGAAAGGACGCCTTCTCCAGTGGTAGACCCGCTGAATTTGTCTTCGG CCGCCCTCAAGCACGCTATCCGTGAAGGAGACATCGCTCAAGTTAGGGGAGCTCTTGCGGTACCTGGGCTTAACCCGGATACCATCGACACAGTTTCCGGCATGAACCTTTTGACATTGGCTGCAACCTACGGTCAGGATGAGATAGTAAAGCTTCTTCTAAGAAGAGGTGCTGGTGTCAATTATACAGACCAGAACAGAAACGGAATGACAGCGCTTATACAGGCCGCTGAACAG GGCTTTCCTAAAACTGTTCAGGTTCTTTTGGAGTCAGGTGCTCATATCAATTGTCAAACGACGGCTGGAGAGACAGCGCTCATGAGGGTCAGTGGCTAG
- the LOC141884406 gene encoding uncharacterized protein LOC141884406 isoform X2 — protein sequence MGISFNANRLVVNTLKSHCMLDFAKTQGKQDLLAEKLFHAFFEEAKNIDSDEGLCKIAEEIELDWGAAQKHMAEVKSRILHEAMKARDNGIRGVPYITFFINGRMGTNLSGARAADDYVEIFQHLLTKLKAGA from the exons ATG GGCATCTCCTTCAATGCTAATCGTCTTGTTGTAAACACCTTGAAATCACATTGCATGTTGGACTTTGCCAAAACTCAAGGGAAACAAGATCTGCTAGCCGAGAAACTGTTTCATGCTTTCTTTGAAGAAGCCAAGAACATCGACTCCGATGaaggcctttgcaaaatcgctGAGGAGATAGAGCTTGACTGGGGTGCAGCACAAAA GCACATGGCCGAGGTGAAATCACGTATCTTACATGAAGCTATGAAAGCTCGCGACAACGGAATCAGGGGTGTGCCTTACATCACCTTCTTTATCAATGGGAGAATGGGCACTAATTTATCAGGCGCCCGCGCAGCGGATGATTACGTTGAGATCTTTCAGCATCTGTTGACAAAACTCAAGGCAGGTGCCTAG
- the LOC141884406 gene encoding uncharacterized protein LOC141884406 isoform X1 has translation METILSQSYIDQGASSCTAPVEHGISFNANRLVVNTLKSHCMLDFAKTQGKQDLLAEKLFHAFFEEAKNIDSDEGLCKIAEEIELDWGAAQKHMAEVKSRILHEAMKARDNGIRGVPYITFFINGRMGTNLSGARAADDYVEIFQHLLTKLKAGA, from the exons ATGGAAACCATTCTTTCTCAATCCTACATTGACCAAGGCGCTTCCTCTTGTACAGCACCTGTCGAACAT GGCATCTCCTTCAATGCTAATCGTCTTGTTGTAAACACCTTGAAATCACATTGCATGTTGGACTTTGCCAAAACTCAAGGGAAACAAGATCTGCTAGCCGAGAAACTGTTTCATGCTTTCTTTGAAGAAGCCAAGAACATCGACTCCGATGaaggcctttgcaaaatcgctGAGGAGATAGAGCTTGACTGGGGTGCAGCACAAAA GCACATGGCCGAGGTGAAATCACGTATCTTACATGAAGCTATGAAAGCTCGCGACAACGGAATCAGGGGTGTGCCTTACATCACCTTCTTTATCAATGGGAGAATGGGCACTAATTTATCAGGCGCCCGCGCAGCGGATGATTACGTTGAGATCTTTCAGCATCTGTTGACAAAACTCAAGGCAGGTGCCTAG